A window from Neodiprion fabricii isolate iyNeoFabr1 chromosome 2, iyNeoFabr1.1, whole genome shotgun sequence encodes these proteins:
- the LOC124176887 gene encoding uncharacterized protein LOC124176887, with amino-acid sequence MVTVAQQQQYHHDQDKHEHQERNQLNDDDQTPDDRRGVTIRDVDDDATSSLEDRGYGTDSAVCVRIGPGTDVRRTDEVASQSSLSIYSDVDDSLEGDETGSWNNDLSVPLSQQQQFDNGVALPISEAPSFGDVCVKNSSNVHFGNKTFYNGPVTIKQIVYANPNVAEDGLVEDDLNRDSSSKLPSNRLPTDFIPNRYVDPEAKSADPRNVQDDGKVSQFCALLLTWRCVALMCAMGSCLVAAVVVSVVLLSRDSNLPLNPVTPSFSDSSTNISGLPFNNLRFVTRNEWGAQPPTEPLGKLKHPVPYVIISHTATEFCDTQSTCTFRVRFAQTFHIESRNWSDIAYNFLIGGDAYAYIGRGWDHVGAHAYGYNSRSIGISFIGTYNTVAPSDHQMKALQQLIEIGVKSGKIAADYKLLGHRQVSKTLSPGDALYNIITTWPHWSPTPKRGARMMTVAQQQEYQDQENGGQNPGEHGGATTRNIGQDADFGHSSNSCDALSLDAVSFKSRVEIQTTDENVCNQYTSTQNSDSDDSLDSHVFEMWSNDINVPSVKQQQFVDDGILLPISDAPAFGDVCIKDSTNVHIGNKTFYQGPVTIKQIVYAKSTVSDDGLGEEFSESGEKVPKHEDLKTSTKPVDPQNVQDDRKVTQWHSLLSTWQSIALMCTLMCTVGFCLVTTFVSAVLLLRDTELPSIPIFFRVSDWLTDGDVTQWWSFLLSWRSIALMCAMGSCVVAAVVVNMALYSQDLNMPSISTVTKILDSSVDINGLPLGTMIRFVTRDEWGAQPPVEPAAKLKHPVPYVIISHTATDFCHTQSSCVYRVRLVQCYHIESRNWYDIAYNFLIGGDGYVYIGRNWDYVGAHSYDYNARSIGISFIGTYNTVTPSKHQLHALQQLVDLGVTTGRIARNYKLLGHRQVSRTLSPGDALYNVIKTYPHWSPTP; translated from the exons ATGGTGACGGTcgcgcagcagcagcagtaccACCATGATCAGGACAAGCACGAGCACCAGGAGCGTAACCAGTTGAACGACGATGATCAGACACCTGATGATCGTCGGGGCGTGACGATCAGGGACGTCGACGATGACGCTACCTCGTCTCTGGAAGATCGGGGCTACGGAACAGACTCCGCTGTCTGTGTTCGAATTGGGCCTGGCACCGACGTCCGTCGGACCGACGAAGTTGCCAGTCAGTCCAGTTTGTCCATCTACAGTGACGTTGATGATTCCCTGGAGGGAGATGAGACCGGTTCCTGGAACAATGATCTCAGTGTTCCCCTGTCCCAACAGCAGCAGTTCGACAACGGTGTCGCTCTTCCCATCAGCGAGGCACCCTCGTTCGGTGATGTTTGCGTGAAGAACTCGTCAAACGTCCACTTTGGGAACAAGACTTTTTACAATGGTCCCGTTACCATCAAGCAAATTGTTTACGCGAATCCAAACGTTGCCGAGGACGGCTTGGTCGAGGATGATCTGAATCGTGATTCTAGTTCGAAACTACCCAGCAATAGGTTGCCGACCGATTTCATACCGAATCGATATGTTGATCCTGAGGCCAAATCGGCGGATCCTCGAAACGTGCAGGACGATGGTAAAG taTCGCAATTCTGCGCTTTGCTTTTAACATGGAGATGCGTAGCTTTGATGTGTGCGATGGGATCCTGCCTGGTTGCAGCGGTGGTCGTCAGTGTGGTCTTACTCTCACGGGATTCGAACTTGCCGCTAAACCCAGTTACGCCCTCATTTTCCGACTCATCGACGAACATTAGCG GTCTACCATTCAACAATCTGAGATTCGTCACACGGAACGAGTGGGGCGCCCAACCGCCAACGGAACCCCTAGGAAAGTTGAAACATCCGGTTCCTTATGTGATCATCAGTCACACCGCGACGGAATTTTGCGACACGCAGTCGACGTGCACGTTTCGGGTCCGCTTCGCCCAGACGTTTCATATAGAGTCAAGAAATTGGTCCGATATTGCTTACAACTTTTTGATCGGCGGTGATGCTTACGCCTACATTGGACGCGGCTGGGACCATGTCGGGGCACATGCCTACGGTTACAACTCGAGAAGCATTGGAATCTCTTTCATTGGGACATACAATACCGTTGCACCTTCGGATCACCAGATGAAGGCACTTCAGCAACTTATTGAAATTGGAGTAAAGTCCGGGAAAATTGCTGCTGATTATAAACTTTTAGGGCACCGTCAGGTTTCGAAAACTCTGAGCCCTGGTGACGcgttgtataatattataacaacGTGGCCACATTGGTCCCCCACGCCG AAACGGGGCGCGAGGATGATGACAGTGGCGCAGCAACAAGAGTACCAGGACCAAGAAAACGGTGGTCAGAACCCCGGCGAACACGGAGGAGCGACGACCAGAAACATCGGGCAGGACGCTGACTTTGGTCACTCATCGAATTCCTGCGACGCCTTATCGCTAGACGCTGTCAGTTTTAAAAGCAGGGTGGAAATCCAGACGACGGACGAAAATGTCTGCAATCAGTACACTTCGACACAGAACAGTGACTCTGATGATTCCCTGGATAGCCATGTGTTTGAAATGTGGAGTAATGATATCAATGTACCCAGTGTTAAGCAGCAGCAATTCGTGGACGACGGCATCCTGCTTCCTATCAGCGATGCACCAGCTTTTGGCGACGTGTGCATTAAAGATTCGACTAATGTTCACATtggaaataaaacattttaccAGGGGCCCGTTACGATCAAACAAATTGTGTACGCAAAGTCTACTGTATCCGATGACGGACTTGGCGAAGAGTTCTCTGAGTCTGGTGAGAAAGTTCCGAAGCATGAAGACTTGAAAACTTCTACGAAACCGGTAGACCCGCAAAACGTACAGGACGACCGTAAAG tgaCACAATGGCACTCTTTGCTTTCAACGTGGCAGTCCATAGCTCTGATGTGCACTCTGATGTGCACTGTAGGATTCTGTCTTGTCACCACTTTTGTTAGTGCAGTCCTACTTTTGAGGGATACGGAACTACCGTCAATCCCAATTTTCTTCAGAGTTTCTGACTGGTTGACAGACGGCGATG TGACACAATGGTGGTCTTTCCTTTTATCGTGGCGATCCATAGCTCTGATGTGTGCTATGGGATCCTGCGTCGTCGCTGCGGTAGTTGTCAATATGGCATTATACTCGCAAGATTTAAATATGCCATCAATCTCCACTGTTACAAAAATTCTCGACTCATCGGTAGACATTAATG GCCTCCCGTTGGGCACGATGATTAGATTTGTTACACGAGATGAATGGGGCGCACAGCCACCAGTGGAACCCGCGGCAAAGTTGAAGCATCCAGTCCCCTACGTGATCATCAGCCATACTGCAACTGATTTTTGCCACACGCAATCTTCATGTGTGTATCGAGTCCGATTAGTACAATGTTATCACATAGAATCTCGAAATTGGTACGACATTGCCTACAACTTTCTGATTGGCGGGGATGGTTACGTATACATTGGCCGTAACTGGGACTACGTTGGGGCTCATTCGTACGATTACAATGCCAGAAGTATCGGAATCTCTTTCATTGGGACGTATAATACCGTCACCCCATCGAAACATCAGCTGCACGCACTTCAACAACTTGTAGACCTCGGTGTCACGACTGGGAGGATTGCAAGAAATTATAAGCTTTTAGGTCATCGACAGGTTTCCAGAACTCTCAGCCCTGGTGACGCGCTATACAATGTTATAAAAACGTATCCACATTGGTCCCCCACACCCTGA
- the LOC124174583 gene encoding peptidoglycan recognition protein-like, with protein sequence MGYELRRDNPATDADTSKVLSTQRRVILLTWQILAFILGLFLIAAVITILALLRRDSCCSSPSYAYPESLISSMDGDDLPSNLPLTPVNPTFSDSSTNISGLPINNLRFVTRNEWGAQPPTEPLGKLKHPVPYVIISHTATDFCDTQSTCAFRILFAQTFHMESRNWSDIAYNFLIGGDAYAYIGRGWDHVGAHAYGYNSRSIGISFIGTYNTVAPSDHQMNALQQLIQIGVKSGKIAADYKLLGHRQVSKSPSPGDALYNIITTWPHWSPTP encoded by the exons ATGGGTTACGAACTACGCCGAGATAACCCAGCAACCGATGCTGATACGTCGAAAGTATTAA GTACACAAAGGCGAGTTATCCTGTTGACTTGGCAAATATTGGCTTTCATATTGGGATTGTTCCTCATTGCCGCAGTAATTACAATTTTGGCCTTGCTTCGGCGAGATTCATGCTGTTCGTCACCGAGCTACGCTTATCCAGAATCTCTCATTTCATCGATGGATGGGGACG ATCTACCGTCGAACTTGCCGCTGACCCCGGTTAACCCCACATTTTCCGACTCATCGACGAACATTAGCG GTCTACCAATAAACAATCTGAGATTCGTCACACGGAACGAGTGGGGCGCCCAACCGCCAACGGAACCCCTAGGAAAGTTGAAACATCCGGTTCCTTATGTGATCATCAGTCACACCGCGACGGACTTTTGCGACACGCAGTCGACGTGCGCGTTTCGGATCCTCTTCGCCCAGACGTTTCACATGGAGTCAAGAAATTGGTCGGATATTGCTTACAACTTTTTGATCGGCGGTGATGCTTACGCCTACATTGGACGCGGCTGGGACCATGTCGGGGCACATGCCTACGGTTACAACTCGAGAAGCATTGGAATCTCTTTCATTGGGACATACAATACCGTTGCACCTTCGGATCACCAGATGAACGCACTTCAGCAACTTATTCAAATTGGAGTAAAGTCCGGGAAAATTGCTGCCGATTATAAACTTTTAGGGCACCGTCAGGTTTCGAAATCTCCGAGCCCTGGTGACGcgttgtataatattataacaacGTGGCCACATTGGTCCCCCACGCCGTAA
- the LOC124174582 gene encoding peptidoglycan-recognition protein SA-like isoform X2, whose amino-acid sequence MLLLMKHGMRTTSKEDVASVSVSQSDLHSSTDHTDEDELATVCNFEEDNGAQAIHLPVFDGYSHRSIAVNVTKSTDVKIRPVTQFYAPVTIHQHSTKLANNKDKLEKQSNSQFMLSRTSAISTNLVCILGIVFSLIIAVTLIVIMIYFITPPRNDGKNALRSRLPEGNSVALDEDVAILTKERWGGYEMRDGWQNRSLSHPVELVIIGHTASSPCSTFEECASKMQTFQNLHVQTRGWVSIGYNFVIGGDGNVYQALGWDITNYTRDNSIMISFIGNYVINEVKNKQRKAVQLLLEQGVELGKLASNYKLVAHCQVANTLSPGQYLLADLKQWPHYYAGLIT is encoded by the exons ATGTTGTTACTTATGAAACACGGAATGAGGACAACCAGTAAAGAAGACGTTGCAAGTGTCAGTGTTTCTCAAAGTGATTTGCATTCCAGTACAGATCACACCGACGAAGATGAGCTCGCAAcagtttgtaattttgaagAGGATAACGGAGCGCAAGCAATCCATCTGCCGGTTTTTGATGGTTATAGTCATAGATCAATTGCAGTTAATGTAACGAAAAGCACCGATGTAAAGATCAGACCAGTAACGCAATTCTATGCTCCAGTAACGATACATCAACATTCTACTAAATTAGCGAACAACAAAG ATAAACTCGAGAAGCAATCAAATTCCCAGTTTATGTTGAGTCGTACTTCAGCTATTTCAACGAATCTGGTATGCATATTGGGAATTGTGTTTAGTTTAATTATTGCCGTTACTCTTATTGTGATTATGATATATTTCATCACGCCCCCGAGAAATGATGGGAAAAATGCACTGCGTTCGCGTCTACCAG AAGGGAACTCCGTAGCTTTGGATGAGGATGTGGCTATATTGACCAAGGAACGATGGGGAGGATATGAAATGCGGGACGGGTGGCAAAACAGAAGTCTTTCACATCCTGTAGAATTAGTTATCATTGGACATACAGCGTCAAGTCCGTGCTCCACATTCGAAGAGTGCGCATCAAAAATgcaaacatttcaaaatctgCATGTTCAAACTCGTGGCTGGGTTAGTATTGGTTATAATTTCGTGATCGGGGGGGACGGCAATGTCTACCAAGCTTTGGGCTGGGATATCACAAACTACACTCGAGATAATTCCATCATGATATCCTTCATTGGTAATTATGTAATTAATGAGGTAAAAAACAAGCAACGAAAGGCAGTGCAACTTTTACTGGAACAGGGAGTAGAACTAGGAAAGCTTGCTTCAAATTATAAACTGGTTGCTCACTGTCAGGTTGCTAATACACTCAGTCCTGGGCAATATTTGTTAGCAGATCTGAAGCAATGGCCTCACTATTATGCTGGTCTAATTACGTAA
- the LOC124174582 gene encoding peptidoglycan-recognition protein SA-like isoform X1 translates to MLLLMKHGMRTTSKEDVASVSVSQSDLHSSTDHTDEDELATVCNFEEDNGAQAIHLPVFDGYSHRSIAVNVTKSTDVKIRPVTQFYAPVTIHQHSTKLANNKDKLEKQSNSQFMLSRTSAISTNLVCILGIVFSLIIAVTLIVIMIYFITPPRNDGKNALRSRLPDVLEGNSVALDEDVAILTKERWGGYEMRDGWQNRSLSHPVELVIIGHTASSPCSTFEECASKMQTFQNLHVQTRGWVSIGYNFVIGGDGNVYQALGWDITNYTRDNSIMISFIGNYVINEVKNKQRKAVQLLLEQGVELGKLASNYKLVAHCQVANTLSPGQYLLADLKQWPHYYAGLIT, encoded by the exons ATGTTGTTACTTATGAAACACGGAATGAGGACAACCAGTAAAGAAGACGTTGCAAGTGTCAGTGTTTCTCAAAGTGATTTGCATTCCAGTACAGATCACACCGACGAAGATGAGCTCGCAAcagtttgtaattttgaagAGGATAACGGAGCGCAAGCAATCCATCTGCCGGTTTTTGATGGTTATAGTCATAGATCAATTGCAGTTAATGTAACGAAAAGCACCGATGTAAAGATCAGACCAGTAACGCAATTCTATGCTCCAGTAACGATACATCAACATTCTACTAAATTAGCGAACAACAAAG ATAAACTCGAGAAGCAATCAAATTCCCAGTTTATGTTGAGTCGTACTTCAGCTATTTCAACGAATCTGGTATGCATATTGGGAATTGTGTTTAGTTTAATTATTGCCGTTACTCTTATTGTGATTATGATATATTTCATCACGCCCCCGAGAAATGATGGGAAAAATGCACTGCGTTCGCGTCTACCAG ATGTTTTAGAAGGGAACTCCGTAGCTTTGGATGAGGATGTGGCTATATTGACCAAGGAACGATGGGGAGGATATGAAATGCGGGACGGGTGGCAAAACAGAAGTCTTTCACATCCTGTAGAATTAGTTATCATTGGACATACAGCGTCAAGTCCGTGCTCCACATTCGAAGAGTGCGCATCAAAAATgcaaacatttcaaaatctgCATGTTCAAACTCGTGGCTGGGTTAGTATTGGTTATAATTTCGTGATCGGGGGGGACGGCAATGTCTACCAAGCTTTGGGCTGGGATATCACAAACTACACTCGAGATAATTCCATCATGATATCCTTCATTGGTAATTATGTAATTAATGAGGTAAAAAACAAGCAACGAAAGGCAGTGCAACTTTTACTGGAACAGGGAGTAGAACTAGGAAAGCTTGCTTCAAATTATAAACTGGTTGCTCACTGTCAGGTTGCTAATACACTCAGTCCTGGGCAATATTTGTTAGCAGATCTGAAGCAATGGCCTCACTATTATGCTGGTCTAATTACGTAA
- the LOC124174582 gene encoding peptidoglycan-recognition protein SC2-like isoform X3, translating into MLLLMKHGMRTTSKEDVASVSVSQSDLHSSTDHTDEDELATVCNFEEDNGAQAIHLPVFDGYSHRSIAVNVTKSTDVKIRPVTQFYAPVTIHQHSTKLANNKDVLEGNSVALDEDVAILTKERWGGYEMRDGWQNRSLSHPVELVIIGHTASSPCSTFEECASKMQTFQNLHVQTRGWVSIGYNFVIGGDGNVYQALGWDITNYTRDNSIMISFIGNYVINEVKNKQRKAVQLLLEQGVELGKLASNYKLVAHCQVANTLSPGQYLLADLKQWPHYYAGLIT; encoded by the exons ATGTTGTTACTTATGAAACACGGAATGAGGACAACCAGTAAAGAAGACGTTGCAAGTGTCAGTGTTTCTCAAAGTGATTTGCATTCCAGTACAGATCACACCGACGAAGATGAGCTCGCAAcagtttgtaattttgaagAGGATAACGGAGCGCAAGCAATCCATCTGCCGGTTTTTGATGGTTATAGTCATAGATCAATTGCAGTTAATGTAACGAAAAGCACCGATGTAAAGATCAGACCAGTAACGCAATTCTATGCTCCAGTAACGATACATCAACATTCTACTAAATTAGCGAACAACAAAG ATGTTTTAGAAGGGAACTCCGTAGCTTTGGATGAGGATGTGGCTATATTGACCAAGGAACGATGGGGAGGATATGAAATGCGGGACGGGTGGCAAAACAGAAGTCTTTCACATCCTGTAGAATTAGTTATCATTGGACATACAGCGTCAAGTCCGTGCTCCACATTCGAAGAGTGCGCATCAAAAATgcaaacatttcaaaatctgCATGTTCAAACTCGTGGCTGGGTTAGTATTGGTTATAATTTCGTGATCGGGGGGGACGGCAATGTCTACCAAGCTTTGGGCTGGGATATCACAAACTACACTCGAGATAATTCCATCATGATATCCTTCATTGGTAATTATGTAATTAATGAGGTAAAAAACAAGCAACGAAAGGCAGTGCAACTTTTACTGGAACAGGGAGTAGAACTAGGAAAGCTTGCTTCAAATTATAAACTGGTTGCTCACTGTCAGGTTGCTAATACACTCAGTCCTGGGCAATATTTGTTAGCAGATCTGAAGCAATGGCCTCACTATTATGCTGGTCTAATTACGTAA
- the LOC124174579 gene encoding tubulin delta chain-like yields MLTLQFGQCGNQVGHTLFSTVAQDLYSANTGVPSKRNSDYVQAGFDTWFKELSKNGKHLARAILVDTEQKVVNTVCSSNESNSMWNYSPANIVCCAGGGSANNWGYGHYIKGPQLSSAALEAVRHEVERADTFQGFLAILSSAGGTGSGVGSYLMEKIRDEYPTKTMASSIVFPYGSGEVCTQNYNTLLTLAKFIDITDVAILFENDQIHGICENLTKVPNTNFNDLNHVIGQKLAAVLQPVLGTTNILSTLVHRLTPHPQYKIATIKTSLLALPSCQLYDGNYKWNSIVWHLKQMLRAPALNLNLADMETKMPSNSIPSRTDFAYSKSVSNILITRGSSIGNDTIVPVELNDEKLYADWVPHVEKIAHLHQPRKLLGKDKIAALVANNSQLHRPIDAIVDKAWNTYIHSAFLHQYKQHGVEEDDFLQAFAKIENIVKVYRELCSEEIIS; encoded by the coding sequence ATGCTCACGTTGCAGTTCGGACAGTGCGGAAATCAAGTCGGTCACACGTTGTTCTCAACCGTAGCGCAAGACTTGTACTCTGCGAATACCGGAGTGCCGAGTAAACGTAATTCAGATTACGTTCAGGCGGGCTTCGACACGTGGTTTAAAGAGCTGTCGAAAAATGGTAAACACTTGGCTAGAGCGATCCTTGTAGATACGGAGCAAAAAGTAGTGAACACGGTATGCAGCAGCAATGAATCAAACTCGATGTGGAATTATAGCCCAGCAAACATAGTATGCTGTGCAGGAGGAGGTTCTGCTAACAATTGGGGATATGGACATTACATAAAGGGTCCTCAGCTGAGTTCAGCAGCGCTCGAGGCAGTGAGACATGAGGTAGAGAGGGCCGATACATTTCAAGGGTTTTTAGCAATTCTCAGCTCAGCGGGAGGCACCGGATCTGGAGTTGGTAGCTacttgatggaaaaaattcgtGATGAATATCCGACTAAAACGATGGCCAGTAGCATTGTATTTCCGTATGGGTCAGGAGAAGTCTGCACCCAGAATTACAACACATTGTTGACCTTGGCCAAATTCATCGACATAACTGACGTCGctatactttttgaaaatgatcaaATACATGggatttgtgaaaatttaactAAAGTCCCGAACactaatttcaacgatttaaaTCATGTCATCGGGCAGAAACTTGCTGCCGTATTACAGCCTGTCTTAGGCACGACAAATATTCTCTCAACGCTAGTTCATCGGTTAACTCCCCACCCGCAATACAAAATTGCAACGATAAAAACGTCACTTCTTGCTCTGCCATCTTGTCAGCTTTACGACGGCAACTACAAATGGAATTCTATTGTTTGGCATCTGAAACAGATGTTAAGAGCTCCTGCTCTTAATCTAAACCTCGCCGACATGGAGACAAAAATGCCGTCGAACTCGATACCCTCAAGGACAGATTTTGCCTACTCCAAGTCCGTGTCAAACATATTGATTACACGTGGCTCTTCGATTGGTAATGACACCATAGTTCCAGTGGAGttgaacgatgaaaaattgtacgctGACTGGGTACCGCATGTAGAGAAAATTGCCCACTTGCATCAGCCAAGAAAGCTTCTTGGTAAAGATAAGATTGCAGCTCTTGTTGCCAACAATTCTCAATTGCATCGACCGATTGACGCTATTGTTGACAAAGCCTGGAACACTTACATACATTCAGCTTTTTTGCATCAGTATAAGCAACATGGAGTTGAAGAGGACGATTTTTTGCAagcttttgcaaaaattgaaaacatagTCAAAGTTTACAGAGAATTATGTAGCGAGGAAATTATTTCTTGA